Below is a window of Desulfosoma sp. DNA.
ACCCTGCAAGATAAGCCGGTGGATGAGATCCTTGGCATCGCGGAAAAGTTACCGCCCTTTCCCGATGTGGTACAGAAAGTCATGCCTTTGCTCCAGCGCATGGCTCCGGTGGAAGAGATCGAAGCCGTCATTCGCTATGATCAGGTCATCGCTGCCAAGGTGCTTGCCCTGGCACGATCCCCTCACTACACCCGTGCACAACCGGCCAAATCTCTCAAGGACGCCATCATTTCCCTGGGCCAGCGAGCTTTGGTGGAAGTCATTCTGGCCGCCTGTTCGGCACGGTTTCAGGATGATGCGGTCAAAGGCTATGATCTTCAAGAGGGGGAACTGTGGGAACATGCCGTAGGCACTGCCATCATGGCGGATCGTATCGCCGAAAAAATCGGAAGCCCAGATCGACTCACTATTTATACCGCCGGTCTGTTGCATGATATCGGCAAGACGGTTTTGAACCATTACGTGGACCACTACCTGGACCGCATCATCAAGGCCATCAAAACCCGAAAACAAACCTTTCTGGAAGCTGAACGGGAAATCTTGGGCATCGACCATCAGGAATTGGGAGCCCTTATCGCGACACGATGGAATTTTCCGCCCGCCGTGGTCGCCGGTATCGCGCACCATCATAGTCCTCAAAAGGCCGAAGAAAACCGACAGGTTGCTTCCATCGTTTACGCGGCAAACCGCATGGTCGCCGCCATGGGGATCGGAGCGGGTGTGGACGGGTTTCTGAATCCCAACCAAGACCACGTCTTAGAAACCCTAAATCTGGATGGACGTTCCATCGAAAAACTCATGGCCGATGTTTTCGTAGCCCTGGACGAAACCAAAAAATTTCTGGCCGGCTAGAAAATTTTCATCGCGAAAAAAGAAACGAGCCTCGTTGCCCGGTCGAGAGAAAGGTTTCAGGGTGGCCTTGGATACATGTTTCTGCTAAGGTGTTCCCGAAGAGCGGGCGTTCGTAGCGGGGCGGCGTCTCAGCACCTCGGCCGGAATCTTCCCGAAAGCCTCTGCGAACTCCGCGCTTAGGCGGTACGTTTTCCCTTCTTTTGCGCCGCCGCGGCAAGAACCACCGTCGCAACGGGGGACACCATGCTCATACTGACCCGCAAGGTGGGCGAAGCTATTCGCATCGGGGACGATATTCAGGTGGTCATCACCGCCGTGGACCAGAACAAGGTAAAGGTAGGTATTCAAAGTCCCCGCCACGTGCCTATTTTTCGCGAGGAACTCTATCAAAAGATCCAGGAAGAAAACCGGCAGGCGGCCGCCATGCAGACCGAGGATCTGGAAGAAATTTTGGATCGTCTACCGACAAGAACACCTTGAATGCTCGGCGCCTTTGAGCATTGAGTTTGAATGAGAGCCATGAACTGGAACATCATTAGAGGTCGGCTCAAAACTTTTTCCCCGCACCACGAAGCTTATGTTGAAGCGGTCTTAGGGCAAATTTCGGCCCACGACCAAGACCAACTCCTGGCCTGCGCCATCTTCGGTTCTTACGCCCGTAAGGAAAACCGACTCAATTCTGACCTGGATCTTCTCCTTATTCTTGACGTTAAGGAAGGCTTCACCCAACGCATGGCGCGGTTCGTGGAACAAATCGAGCTAAAACATGAATCCCTGGCTCAAGAACTGTATGAACAAGAGGGGATAATTTGTGAGATCTCCCCTTACATTCTCATGCGGCAGGAGGCGCTAGTCGTCCACCCTGTTTACTATGATCTTGTGTCCCACCACGTCATCGTTCATGACCCCCACGGACTCATACGGCACATTGTGCACCGGGTGGAAGAGTATCTCACGAAAAAGGGAGCCCATAAGGAAACGGTGGTCACGGGCTGGCTCTGGCACGTAAAGGATGCCGAGATTCCCAACGTCCTCGAGGTTGCGCCATGAGAACGGACAATCTCACCCAAGCTTATCTTCACAAGGCCAAAG
It encodes the following:
- a CDS encoding HDOD domain-containing protein; this translates as MDRDTTLQDKPVDEILGIAEKLPPFPDVVQKVMPLLQRMAPVEEIEAVIRYDQVIAAKVLALARSPHYTRAQPAKSLKDAIISLGQRALVEVILAACSARFQDDAVKGYDLQEGELWEHAVGTAIMADRIAEKIGSPDRLTIYTAGLLHDIGKTVLNHYVDHYLDRIIKAIKTRKQTFLEAEREILGIDHQELGALIATRWNFPPAVVAGIAHHHSPQKAEENRQVASIVYAANRMVAAMGIGAGVDGFLNPNQDHVLETLNLDGRSIEKLMADVFVALDETKKFLAG
- the csrA gene encoding carbon storage regulator CsrA, which gives rise to MLILTRKVGEAIRIGDDIQVVITAVDQNKVKVGIQSPRHVPIFREELYQKIQEENRQAAAMQTEDLEEILDRLPTRTP
- a CDS encoding nucleotidyltransferase domain-containing protein, whose product is MNWNIIRGRLKTFSPHHEAYVEAVLGQISAHDQDQLLACAIFGSYARKENRLNSDLDLLLILDVKEGFTQRMARFVEQIELKHESLAQELYEQEGIICEISPYILMRQEALVVHPVYYDLVSHHVIVHDPHGLIRHIVHRVEEYLTKKGAHKETVVTGWLWHVKDAEIPNVLEVAP